The following proteins are encoded in a genomic region of Enterocloster clostridioformis:
- a CDS encoding DUF4446 family protein has product MENSILNQIPFDPAYIIAGLLILVVLLLILTITTMTKVRRLDRQYDYFMRGKDAETLEDVILDQIEEIRDLRAEDRSNKDSIRTLNRNQRASFQKYGLVKYNAFKGMGGNLSFAFAMLDYTNSGFVLNCVHSREGCYLYIKVVDMGQTDIVLGNEEQEALEQALGYIKKS; this is encoded by the coding sequence ATGGAGAACAGCATCTTAAATCAAATTCCCTTTGATCCTGCATACATAATAGCGGGATTATTGATATTAGTGGTTCTGCTGCTGATATTGACGATTACGACAATGACAAAAGTAAGAAGGCTGGATCGCCAATATGACTATTTTATGAGAGGAAAAGATGCAGAGACTCTGGAAGATGTCATTCTGGACCAGATTGAGGAAATCAGAGATTTAAGGGCCGAAGACAGGTCAAATAAGGATTCCATCCGAACATTGAACCGGAATCAGAGAGCTTCGTTCCAAAAGTATGGGCTTGTAAAATACAATGCCTTTAAAGGGATGGGAGGAAATCTCAGTTTTGCATTTGCCATGTTGGATTATACAAACAGCGGATTTGTATTAAACTGCGTCCACAGCCGAGAGGGTTGTTATCTGTATATCAAGGTGGTGGATATGGGACAGACCGATATTGTTCTGGGGAATGAGGAACAGGAGGCATTGGAGCAGGCTCTTGGCTATATTAAGAAAAGTTAA
- a CDS encoding ParB/RepB/Spo0J family partition protein, whose protein sequence is MAKKGLGKGLGAIFGEDVIKESEEEIAKAKAATTEKEDGKSGELMVKMALIEPNREQPRKDFNEEQLAELADSIRRYGILQPLLVQKKGTFYEIIAGERRWRAAKIAGLKEIPVVLREYNKQESMEIALIENVQRADLNPIEEALAYQRLVTEFKLTQEEIAVRVSKNRATITNSMRLLKLDGQIQEMLIQNLISSGHARALLSLEDKGLQLKAAKMILDESLSVRETERLVKRLAKEAETGEEKKDKSKDEALALIYQSLEERMKSVMGTKVSIHNKDKNKGRIEIEYYSEAELERIVEMIESIR, encoded by the coding sequence ATGGCTAAAAAAGGATTGGGTAAAGGATTGGGAGCCATCTTTGGAGAAGATGTTATAAAGGAAAGCGAAGAGGAGATTGCAAAAGCAAAAGCGGCTACGACTGAAAAAGAGGATGGCAAAAGCGGGGAATTGATGGTAAAAATGGCATTGATTGAACCCAATAGAGAACAGCCCAGAAAAGATTTTAATGAGGAACAGCTGGCTGAGCTGGCTGATTCCATCAGGCGATACGGAATTTTACAGCCCCTTTTGGTTCAGAAAAAGGGGACATTTTATGAGATAATTGCCGGAGAACGCAGATGGCGTGCAGCCAAGATAGCCGGATTAAAGGAAATCCCCGTTGTGCTGCGGGAGTACAATAAGCAGGAGAGCATGGAAATAGCACTGATTGAAAATGTGCAGAGAGCTGACTTAAATCCTATTGAAGAGGCATTGGCTTATCAGCGTTTGGTGACAGAATTTAAGCTGACTCAGGAGGAAATAGCAGTCAGAGTATCTAAAAACAGAGCTACCATTACCAATTCCATGCGCCTTTTAAAATTGGATGGACAGATACAGGAAATGCTGATTCAGAATCTTATTTCCAGCGGCCATGCGAGAGCTTTATTATCCCTGGAGGATAAAGGGCTTCAATTGAAGGCCGCAAAAATGATATTGGATGAATCGCTCAGTGTCAGAGAAACAGAGCGCCTTGTAAAGCGCCTTGCAAAGGAAGCAGAGACCGGGGAAGAGAAGAAGGATAAATCTAAGGACGAGGCCCTGGCTTTGATATATCAGAGTTTGGAAGAACGTATGAAAAGCGTCATGGGTACAAAGGTCAGCATCCATAACAAGGATAAAAATAAAGGACGCATTGAAATTGAATATTATTCTGAAGCAGAATTAGAGCGGATTGTAGAAATGATTGAATCAATTCGCTAG
- a CDS encoding ParA family protein → MGRIITIANQKGGVGKTTTAINLSACLAEAGQHVMLVDFDPQGNASSGLGLEQEDFDRTVYDMMIEEASVDECIIKEIQPNLDVLPSDMNLAGAEIEFQEVENKEKLLSSCLNQVRDTYDFIIIDCPPSLNILTINALTAADTVLVPIQCEYYALEGLNQVLKTVDLVKRKLNPELELEGVVFTMYDARTNLSLEVVESVKSSLNRTIYKTIIPRNVRLAEAPSHGMSINLYDSRSTGAESYRMLAAEVMSRGEEL, encoded by the coding sequence ATGGGACGAATCATAACAATAGCCAATCAGAAAGGCGGTGTAGGTAAGACTACCACAGCCATTAATCTTTCCGCCTGTTTGGCTGAAGCAGGACAACATGTTATGCTGGTGGATTTTGATCCCCAGGGAAATGCCAGCAGCGGACTGGGGTTGGAACAGGAAGATTTTGATAGAACTGTTTACGATATGATGATTGAAGAGGCATCTGTGGATGAATGTATTATTAAGGAAATACAGCCGAATCTGGATGTGCTTCCTTCTGACATGAACCTGGCAGGAGCGGAGATTGAATTTCAGGAAGTCGAGAATAAGGAAAAGCTTCTGAGCAGTTGTCTAAATCAAGTTCGAGATACATATGATTTTATCATCATTGATTGTCCCCCGTCTCTAAATATATTGACTATAAATGCATTGACGGCAGCAGATACCGTACTGGTTCCTATACAGTGTGAGTACTATGCCCTGGAGGGACTCAATCAGGTATTAAAGACAGTGGACCTGGTTAAAAGAAAGTTGAATCCGGAATTGGAATTGGAAGGCGTTGTATTTACCATGTATGATGCAAGGACAAATCTATCACTGGAAGTAGTGGAAAGTGTTAAGAGCAGTTTGAACAGAACAATTTATAAAACCATTATACCGAGAAATGTACGTCTGGCTGAGGCACCCAGCCATGGCATGTCTATTAATCTTTACGATTCCAGATCAACGGGGGCCGAGAGCTACAGGATGCTTGCGGCAGAAGTAATGAGCAGAGGAGAAGAATTGTAA
- a CDS encoding alpha/beta fold hydrolase: MKTRNKLLTLLILSSGAAAATALINKAIKLSATSRNVLEEPEALCYKWRLGNIHYTKTGTGKPILMVHDLAPASSGYEWKNLVGKLAETYTVYTIDLLGFGRSEKPNLTYTNYLYVQLLSDFIKSEIGHRTDIVASGSSAALGIMACSNSPELFNQLLFINPESLLSCSQVPGKNAKLYKIILDLPIVGTLIYNIACSKQFITKEFLTNYYYNPYSVKTRIIDAYHESAHLGESPKSVYASLKCNYVKCNIAAALKKIDNSIYLLGGDAIDDISECMEEYKEYNPAIEWTVVPNTKSLPHLEKPTEVFDVIQTYLS; this comes from the coding sequence ATGAAAACAAGGAATAAATTACTGACCTTACTCATACTGTCATCCGGAGCTGCTGCTGCTACTGCTCTGATTAACAAAGCGATAAAACTTTCGGCCACGTCCCGAAATGTATTGGAAGAACCAGAGGCACTGTGTTATAAGTGGCGTTTAGGAAATATACATTATACTAAGACAGGAACCGGTAAACCGATTCTGATGGTACATGACCTTGCTCCTGCTTCCAGCGGGTACGAATGGAAGAATCTGGTTGGTAAACTTGCTGAGACATATACTGTATATACCATTGATTTGCTGGGATTTGGACGTTCAGAAAAGCCCAATCTTACCTATACAAATTATCTGTATGTACAGCTTCTCTCTGATTTCATAAAATCAGAAATCGGACACAGGACAGACATAGTTGCCAGCGGTTCATCTGCTGCTCTGGGAATCATGGCTTGCAGCAATAGTCCCGAATTATTTAATCAGTTATTATTCATAAATCCGGAGAGCCTTCTCTCCTGCAGTCAGGTGCCTGGAAAGAATGCAAAGCTTTACAAGATTATATTAGATTTGCCCATTGTGGGAACCTTGATATATAATATAGCCTGCAGTAAACAGTTTATAACAAAAGAATTCTTAACCAATTACTATTATAATCCTTACTCAGTAAAAACCAGGATAATTGACGCGTATCATGAATCAGCTCATTTAGGTGAGTCGCCCAAGTCTGTCTATGCCAGCTTAAAATGCAATTATGTTAAATGCAATATTGCGGCTGCCTTAAAGAAAATTGATAACAGCATATACCTGTTAGGCGGAGATGCCATAGATGATATAAGTGAATGCATGGAAGAATACAAAGAATACAATCCAGCTATTGAATGGACTGTTGTACCCAATACAAAATCACTTCCACATTTAGAGAAGCCTACAGAAGTATTCGATGTGATTCAAACTTATTTATCCTAA
- a CDS encoding deoxyribonuclease IV → MLRIGCHLSSSKGYRAMAKDAKKINANTFQFFTRNPRGGNAKSIDENDVKEFLAEAQSLDINPILAHAPYTLNACSTDPKLRDFAKRTMADDLVRMEYTPGNMYNFHPGSHVKQGTEIGIQFIAEMLNDILSPEQTTTVLLETMAGKGSEVGGFFEELRQILDLIELNSHMGVCLDTCHIWDGGYDIANHLDDILTEFDNKIGLKRLKAIHLNDSQNPLGAHKDRHAKLGEGYIGLDTFKRIVTHPELRHLPFYLETPNDLDGYAHEIQMMREAAD, encoded by the coding sequence ATGCTACGAATTGGATGTCATTTGTCCTCATCAAAAGGATACCGTGCCATGGCAAAGGACGCAAAAAAAATAAACGCAAATACATTTCAGTTTTTCACCCGTAACCCGCGGGGAGGAAACGCCAAATCCATAGATGAAAATGATGTAAAAGAATTTCTGGCGGAAGCCCAGTCACTGGACATTAATCCTATATTAGCCCATGCCCCTTACACCTTAAACGCCTGTTCGACCGATCCTAAATTAAGAGACTTTGCCAAACGAACCATGGCTGATGATTTAGTTAGAATGGAGTATACTCCTGGCAATATGTATAATTTTCATCCGGGAAGCCATGTAAAACAAGGTACTGAAATTGGCATACAATTTATTGCTGAGATGTTAAATGACATTCTTTCTCCGGAACAGACCACTACTGTTTTGCTGGAAACAATGGCAGGAAAAGGCAGCGAGGTAGGGGGATTTTTTGAAGAATTGAGACAGATTCTTGATTTAATTGAATTAAACAGCCACATGGGTGTCTGCCTTGATACATGCCATATATGGGATGGAGGATATGATATAGCCAATCACTTAGATGATATCCTGACAGAGTTCGATAATAAAATCGGGTTAAAACGTTTAAAGGCCATACACTTAAACGACAGTCAGAATCCGTTGGGCGCGCATAAAGACAGACATGCAAAGTTAGGTGAAGGATATATAGGATTGGACACCTTTAAGCGTATTGTCACTCACCCCGAATTGAGACATCTCCCATTTTATCTGGAAACCCCTAATGATTTGGATGGATATGCACATGAAATACAAATGATGCGTGAGGCCGCAGATTAA
- the rsmG gene encoding 16S rRNA (guanine(527)-N(7))-methyltransferase RsmG, translating to MTDTFRQQMDRELGLLGIKLNEKQLDQFFTYYEMLVEKNKVMNLTAITDEADVVSKHFSDSVSLFRVLKKVMDSGDGCCGSGVYEEDMLKGKSIIDVGTGAGFPGIPLKIAFPVIKLTLLDSLNKRVKFLEEVCNELGLQNVEFIHGRAEDIGRQKEHREMYDLCVSRAVANLASLSEYCMPFVKIGGFFVPYKSGEIEDELRSAGKAVGILGGELVFVDKFMLPGTDVSRSLVIIKKVKGISKKYPRKAGMPTKEPLG from the coding sequence ATGACAGATACATTTAGACAGCAGATGGACCGGGAGCTGGGGCTTCTGGGGATAAAGTTAAATGAGAAACAATTGGACCAATTTTTTACTTATTATGAAATGCTGGTGGAAAAGAATAAGGTCATGAATCTGACAGCCATAACAGATGAGGCAGATGTTGTATCCAAACACTTTAGTGACAGCGTGTCACTTTTTAGAGTATTGAAAAAGGTGATGGATTCTGGCGATGGATGCTGCGGCAGCGGCGTGTATGAGGAAGATATGTTGAAGGGAAAATCCATTATTGATGTGGGTACAGGGGCTGGATTTCCCGGAATACCTCTTAAGATAGCTTTTCCCGTAATAAAACTTACCTTGCTGGATTCCTTAAATAAGAGAGTTAAATTTCTGGAGGAAGTCTGTAATGAGTTGGGGTTACAAAACGTGGAATTTATTCACGGAAGAGCGGAGGATATAGGAAGACAGAAAGAGCACAGGGAAATGTATGATTTGTGCGTATCCAGGGCTGTGGCAAATTTGGCTTCTTTGTCTGAGTATTGTATGCCTTTTGTGAAGATTGGCGGATTCTTTGTTCCATATAAATCCGGAGAGATAGAAGATGAGCTTAGGTCCGCAGGTAAGGCTGTTGGAATATTGGGGGGAGAGCTGGTATTTGTAGATAAATTCATGCTGCCCGGTACAGATGTTTCCAGATCTTTGGTGATAATTAAGAAGGTGAAAGGAATATCAAAGAAGTATCCAAGGAAAGCGGGAATGCCGACCAAGGAGCCTTTGGGGTAG
- the mnmG gene encoding tRNA uridine-5-carboxymethylaminomethyl(34) synthesis enzyme MnmG, translating into MMPYVEETYDVVIVGAGHAGCEAALASARLGMETIMFTVSVDSIALMPCNPNIGGSSKGHLVRELDALGGEMGKNIDRTFIQSKMLNESKGPAVHSLRAQADKQDYSRHMRKTLENTEHLTIRQAEVSEIMVKDGKIRGVKTFSGAVYHAKAVVLCTGTYLKARCIYGDVSNPTGPNGLQAANHLTDSLKENGIEMFRFKTGTPARVDKRSIDFSKMEEQFGDSRVVPFSFSTNPDEIQKEQVSCWLTYTNEDTHRIIKDNLDRSPLFSGAIEGTGPRYCPSIEDKVVKFPDKNRHQVFVEPEGLYTNEMYLGGMSSSLPEDVQYAMYRTVPGLEKVKIVRNAYAIEYDCINALQLKPTLEFKKISGLFAGGQFNGSSGYEEAAVQGFMAGVNAAMKIQGREAVVLDRSQAYIGVLIDDLVTKENHEPYRMMTSRAEYRLLLRQDNADIRLRKIGHDIGLVSDEEYEHLLKKVDDIQSEIKRLEKTVIGVNGQAQTFLEKYGSTLLKSGITLAELVKRPELDYDKLEELDEDRPRLPDDVREQVNIEIKYEGYIKRQMQQVASFRKLEDKKLPEDFDYSEVNSLRREAVQKLNKVQPATIGQASRISGVSPADISVLLVHFTRKQ; encoded by the coding sequence ATGATGCCTTATGTAGAAGAAACATACGATGTGGTGATTGTCGGCGCCGGTCATGCAGGATGTGAGGCCGCCCTGGCCAGTGCAAGACTGGGCATGGAAACGATCATGTTCACTGTCAGCGTGGACAGCATAGCGCTGATGCCCTGTAATCCCAACATAGGAGGGAGTTCCAAGGGCCATCTGGTCAGAGAGCTGGACGCACTGGGCGGAGAGATGGGGAAGAACATAGACAGGACCTTCATACAGTCCAAGATGCTCAACGAATCCAAGGGACCGGCTGTTCATTCCCTGCGGGCTCAGGCTGATAAACAGGATTACAGCAGGCATATGAGAAAGACCCTGGAAAACACAGAGCATCTCACCATACGTCAGGCGGAAGTGTCGGAAATTATGGTGAAGGACGGGAAAATCAGGGGCGTAAAGACATTTTCCGGCGCGGTGTATCACGCAAAGGCTGTGGTACTGTGCACAGGAACGTATCTGAAAGCCAGGTGTATCTATGGGGATGTGAGCAATCCTACAGGGCCTAACGGCCTTCAGGCAGCCAACCATCTCACGGATTCCCTGAAGGAAAATGGGATTGAGATGTTCCGGTTCAAGACAGGGACACCGGCCAGGGTGGATAAGAGGAGTATTGATTTTTCCAAAATGGAAGAGCAGTTTGGGGATTCCCGGGTGGTGCCCTTTTCCTTTTCGACGAATCCGGATGAAATCCAGAAGGAACAGGTTTCCTGCTGGCTGACGTATACCAATGAAGATACTCACCGCATCATCAAGGATAATCTGGACCGTTCACCTCTGTTTTCAGGGGCTATTGAGGGAACCGGGCCAAGGTATTGTCCTTCTATCGAGGATAAGGTGGTCAAATTTCCGGATAAGAACCGCCATCAGGTATTTGTGGAGCCGGAGGGGCTATACACCAATGAAATGTATCTGGGAGGCATGAGCAGTTCCCTGCCGGAGGATGTACAGTATGCAATGTACCGTACGGTTCCGGGACTTGAAAAGGTAAAGATAGTGAGAAATGCCTATGCCATTGAATATGACTGCATTAACGCGCTTCAGCTTAAGCCTACCCTGGAGTTTAAGAAGATTTCCGGCTTGTTTGCGGGCGGACAGTTTAACGGAAGCTCAGGGTATGAGGAAGCGGCCGTCCAGGGATTCATGGCTGGTGTGAATGCCGCGATGAAGATACAGGGACGGGAGGCCGTGGTTCTGGACCGTTCACAGGCATATATAGGCGTTCTTATTGATGACCTGGTAACAAAGGAAAACCATGAACCATACCGGATGATGACTTCCAGGGCAGAATACAGGCTTTTGCTCCGCCAGGATAATGCAGATATCAGACTCAGGAAAATCGGTCATGATATCGGCCTGGTAAGCGATGAAGAGTATGAACATCTTTTAAAGAAGGTGGATGATATACAGTCAGAGATCAAACGGTTGGAAAAGACTGTTATAGGAGTAAACGGTCAGGCACAGACTTTTTTGGAAAAATATGGAAGTACTTTATTGAAGTCTGGAATTACACTGGCAGAGCTGGTCAAGAGGCCGGAATTGGATTATGATAAACTGGAGGAACTGGATGAGGACAGGCCCCGGCTTCCTGATGATGTCAGAGAACAGGTTAATATTGAGATTAAATATGAAGGTTATATAAAGCGTCAGATGCAGCAGGTGGCATCGTTTAGGAAACTGGAGGATAAGAAGCTGCCGGAGGATTTTGACTATTCAGAGGTCAACAGTCTTCGCAGGGAGGCAGTGCAGAAGTTGAATAAAGTGCAGCCGGCTACCATTGGACAGGCATCCCGTATATCAGGTGTTTCACCGGCAGACATATCTGTTTTGCTGGTGCATTTTACAAGAAAGCAGTGA
- the mnmE gene encoding tRNA uridine-5-carboxymethylaminomethyl(34) synthesis GTPase MnmE produces the protein MKTDTIAAIATGMSNSGIGIVRISGEEAFSVIDSIFRNRKGERVSLSLAQSHTVHYGYIYDGDEKVDEALVIIMKGPHSYTAEDTVEIDCHGGVLMVRRILETVLHAGARTAEPGEFTKRAFLNGRLDLSQAEAVADVIHATNEYALKSSVSQLSGSVSNKIKELRSQILYQIAFIESALDDPEHISLDGYGSQLMDALAPMIDEARKLLLSADDGRVMSEGVKTVILGKPNAGKSSLMNVLLGEERAIVTEVAGTTRDTLEEHIYLQGISLNVVDTAGIRDTEDVVEKIGVDRALKAARDADLIIYVVDGSRPLDESDREIMDFIRGRKTIVLLNKSDLDLEVGTEELEQLCSHKVIPVSAKEEQGIELLEQEIKKLFYHGDLSFNDQVYITNARHKEALEQCLESLLMVKGSVEDSMPEDFYSIDLMNAYEQLGFIIGESVDDDVVNEIFAKFCMGK, from the coding sequence ATGAAGACAGATACGATAGCGGCCATAGCCACAGGCATGAGCAACTCAGGAATCGGAATCGTGCGAATCAGCGGAGAGGAAGCATTTTCCGTGATCGATTCCATATTCCGAAACAGGAAGGGAGAGAGGGTAAGTCTGAGTCTTGCCCAGTCCCATACAGTCCATTACGGGTATATATATGACGGGGATGAAAAGGTGGACGAGGCCCTGGTGATCATTATGAAGGGACCCCACAGCTATACGGCTGAGGATACGGTGGAGATTGACTGCCATGGGGGAGTGCTTATGGTCAGGCGGATTCTGGAGACCGTTCTTCACGCGGGGGCCAGAACAGCTGAGCCGGGAGAGTTTACAAAGAGGGCTTTCTTAAATGGAAGGCTGGATTTGTCTCAGGCCGAGGCGGTGGCAGATGTGATTCACGCCACCAATGAGTATGCGCTGAAAAGCTCGGTGAGCCAGCTGAGCGGTTCGGTGTCCAATAAGATTAAGGAACTGCGCAGCCAGATATTGTATCAGATTGCGTTTATCGAATCAGCTCTCGATGACCCGGAACACATATCACTGGATGGATATGGGAGTCAGCTTATGGATGCGCTGGCACCCATGATTGATGAGGCGAGAAAGCTTCTCCTGTCCGCAGATGACGGCAGGGTTATGTCTGAAGGGGTAAAGACAGTCATACTGGGCAAGCCCAATGCAGGTAAATCCTCCCTGATGAATGTGCTTTTAGGAGAAGAGAGGGCCATTGTCACCGAGGTTGCGGGAACCACCAGGGATACTCTGGAAGAGCATATATATTTGCAGGGAATCAGCCTTAATGTGGTGGATACGGCGGGAATCAGGGATACGGAGGATGTGGTTGAGAAAATCGGTGTGGACCGGGCGCTGAAAGCGGCCAGGGATGCTGATTTGATTATCTATGTGGTGGATGGTTCCAGGCCGCTGGATGAAAGCGACAGGGAAATCATGGATTTTATCCGTGGCAGGAAAACCATTGTATTGCTGAATAAATCGGATTTGGATCTGGAAGTGGGGACAGAGGAGCTGGAACAGCTCTGCAGTCATAAGGTGATCCCTGTTTCAGCAAAGGAAGAACAGGGAATTGAGCTGCTGGAGCAGGAAATCAAGAAGCTGTTTTATCATGGCGACCTGTCTTTTAATGACCAGGTTTACATTACCAATGCGCGCCATAAGGAGGCGCTGGAGCAGTGCCTGGAGAGCCTTTTGATGGTAAAGGGAAGCGTTGAAGACAGCATGCCGGAGGATTTTTATTCGATTGACCTGATGAATGCATATGAACAGCTGGGATTCATTATCGGGGAGTCAGTGGATGATGATGTTGTGAATGAGATATTTGCAAAATTCTGTATGGGTAAATAG
- the jag gene encoding RNA-binding cell elongation regulator Jag/EloR, with product MDMITVTAKTVDEAVTKALIELETTSDKLEYEVVDKGSTGFLGIGAKPAIIRAKKKESIEDRAMDFLSQIFEAMNMQVNITAAYNQEEQELSLNLEGEDMGILIGKRGQTLDSLQYLVSLIVNKGTEGYLRVKLDTENYRERRKETLETLAKNIAYKVKRTKRPVSLEPMNPYERRIIHAALQNDKYVTTRSEGEEPFRHVVIALKKEAASGDRKGRYDRNKGGRYERSDRSGGYRNNRRTNGNSASQTSSDASAETAAGEEE from the coding sequence ATGGATATGATTACAGTTACTGCCAAGACAGTGGACGAAGCAGTTACAAAGGCGTTAATCGAACTTGAAACCACCAGCGACAAACTGGAATATGAAGTGGTTGATAAAGGAAGTACAGGATTCCTTGGTATCGGCGCAAAACCAGCCATCATTCGTGCTAAGAAAAAAGAGTCCATTGAGGATAGAGCGATGGATTTCCTGTCTCAGATATTTGAGGCAATGAATATGCAGGTGAACATTACGGCTGCATATAACCAGGAGGAGCAGGAGTTGTCCTTAAACCTGGAAGGCGAGGATATGGGAATCCTTATCGGCAAGAGAGGCCAGACCCTGGATTCTCTTCAGTATCTGGTGAGCCTTATTGTGAACAAGGGAACGGAAGGATATCTCAGGGTTAAGCTGGATACTGAGAATTACCGTGAGAGAAGGAAGGAAACCCTGGAGACCCTGGCTAAGAACATTGCCTATAAGGTTAAGAGGACTAAGAGACCGGTATCCCTTGAACCTATGAATCCTTATGAAAGAAGAATCATCCATGCGGCCCTTCAGAATGATAAGTATGTTACCACCAGAAGCGAAGGGGAAGAACCCTTCCGCCATGTGGTGATTGCGCTTAAGAAGGAAGCTGCATCCGGCGACCGCAAAGGACGCTATGACAGGAATAAAGGGGGACGTTATGAACGTTCCGACCGTTCCGGCGGATATAGGAATAACCGCCGCACCAATGGAAACAGTGCATCTCAGACAAGTTCAGATGCATCAGCAGAGACTGCTGCCGGTGAAGAAGAATAA
- a CDS encoding YidC/Oxa1 family membrane protein insertase, translating to MNSIAGAVLLTKTGGILGPIADILGGIMDLLFRFTSAFGILNIGLCIILFTLVTKVLMIPLTIKQQKSSKLMAVMQPEITAIQKKYKGKENDQKYAMMMQTEIKAVYEKYGTSMTGGCLPLLIQMPIIFALYRVIYNIPAYVQSVRVYYEAVVSKLPSGYEASQAFTDLAQAHKMVGERFDYTNVNTVIDLLYKLTGQQWDSLVNAFSSVGQAVTETGVRVVDAIENMQNFFGLNIAYTPMQVIMNYFNKVDNTTLMTAIAALCIPLLAGLSQWYSTKLMTANQPQQSEDAPGANMMKSMNVTMPLMSVFFCFSFASGIGLYWVAQSVFTIIQQVGINSYLNKVDIDDLVQKNIEKTNKKRAKKGLPPTKVGNVDEMLKKIEAREEKAEQAQMAKIAKTKSIVEESTKYYNDNAKPGSLAAKANMVSKYNEKHEKGKK from the coding sequence TTGAACAGTATAGCTGGCGCAGTATTATTGACAAAAACAGGAGGTATTCTGGGGCCGATAGCTGATATCCTGGGGGGGATCATGGACTTATTGTTCCGTTTTACCAGTGCCTTCGGGATATTGAATATTGGTTTATGTATCATTTTATTTACCCTTGTAACAAAGGTGCTGATGATACCTCTTACCATTAAGCAGCAGAAATCATCAAAACTCATGGCGGTCATGCAGCCCGAAATTACAGCCATTCAGAAAAAGTACAAGGGCAAGGAAAATGACCAGAAGTACGCCATGATGATGCAGACCGAAATTAAGGCGGTTTATGAGAAGTACGGCACATCCATGACAGGCGGATGCCTCCCTCTTCTGATCCAGATGCCTATTATTTTCGCGTTGTACCGCGTCATCTACAATATTCCTGCATACGTACAGTCCGTAAGGGTATATTATGAAGCAGTGGTAAGCAAGCTTCCCAGCGGATATGAGGCGTCTCAGGCATTTACAGACCTGGCGCAGGCCCACAAGATGGTGGGTGAGAGATTTGACTATACCAATGTAAACACAGTCATTGATTTATTATATAAGCTGACAGGACAGCAGTGGGATTCACTGGTCAACGCTTTTTCTTCCGTGGGACAGGCAGTTACGGAAACCGGCGTAAGAGTAGTGGATGCCATTGAGAACATGCAGAACTTCTTTGGTCTGAACATTGCATACACACCTATGCAGGTTATCATGAACTATTTTAATAAGGTTGACAACACCACGCTGATGACTGCAATTGCGGCGCTTTGTATTCCGCTGCTGGCAGGTTTGAGCCAGTGGTACAGCACCAAGCTGATGACGGCCAATCAGCCCCAGCAGTCTGAAGATGCTCCGGGCGCAAACATGATGAAGAGCATGAATGTGACCATGCCTTTAATGTCCGTATTCTTCTGTTTCTCATTTGCATCCGGTATCGGACTTTACTGGGTTGCACAGAGTGTATTCACCATTATCCAGCAGGTGGGAATCAATTCTTACCTTAATAAAGTTGATATTGACGACCTGGTTCAGAAGAACATTGAAAAGACCAACAAGAAGCGTGCAAAGAAAGGCCTTCCTCCTACAAAAGTGGGCAATGTAGACGAGATGCTCAAGAAGATTGAGGCAAGGGAAGAAAAGGCAGAACAGGCCCAGATGGCTAAGATCGCTAAGACTAAGTCCATTGTTGAGGAGTCTACCAAGTACTATAATGATAATGCCAAGCCCGGAAGTCTGGCGGCTAAGGCTAACATGGTTTCCAAGTATAATGAGAAGCACGAGAAGGGTAAAAAGTAG
- the yidD gene encoding membrane protein insertion efficiency factor YidD, producing the protein MARCLILFVRGYQKFLSPLKVRTHCIYTPTCSQYAIEALKKYGALKGTWLACKRILRCHPFAEGGYDPVP; encoded by the coding sequence ATGGCAAGATGTCTGATTTTGTTTGTAAGGGGCTACCAGAAATTTCTGTCACCCCTTAAAGTAAGAACTCACTGTATTTACACACCTACATGCTCTCAATACGCCATTGAGGCATTGAAGAAGTATGGTGCGTTAAAAGGTACATGGTTGGCCTGCAAGAGGATACTCCGTTGTCACCCATTTGCAGAAGGCGGTTATGATCCAGTTCCGTAG